The following proteins are encoded in a genomic region of Alnus glutinosa chromosome 8, dhAlnGlut1.1, whole genome shotgun sequence:
- the LOC133874885 gene encoding receptor-like protein kinase THESEUS 1, with protein sequence MVKMKAVKLVPLVLTVILFMGHGSCASFTPVDNYLIACGSSKSFTFQDRTFVPDSDHSSLVLKSGNSSVASSNSSVPSPIYQSARVFLGMGSYKFKIEQVGRHWVRLYFYPLPISGQNLNSASMSVVTDNLVLLNNFTFKNYNGSYMFKEYAINVTSDTFTLTFIPSNNSVAFINAIEVVSIPDEVLPDQALALNPTAPFSGLSELALETVYRLNMGGPLLTAENDTLGRTWENDVKYLHVNSSAKNVSVSPSNIKYPAGITPETAPNLVYATAETMEDPNVAIVNFNITWVFSVDPSFEYLVRVHFCDIVSKSLNTLVFNLFINFDIALGSFDLSSLTSDLGIPYYKDFVSNSSAGSDILTVSVGPDTMADAANAIMNGLEIMKISNKARSLDGLLSVESLLPSSPSKKINIGIIVGSIGGAAAVLALIVLCCCLVARKSKTTQQGHYPWLPLPLYGNSQTMTKMSTTSQKSATASCISLSSSSLGRLFMFQEILDATNKFDESLLLGVGGFGRVYKGTLEDGTKVAVKRGNPRSEQGIAEFRTEIEMLSKLRHRHLVSLIGYCDERSEMILVYEYMANGPLRSHLYGTDLPSLPWKQRLEICIGAARGLHYLHTGATQSIIHRDVKTTNILLDENFVAKVADFGLSKTGPAIDQTHVSTAVKGSFGYLDPEYFRRQQLTEKSDVYSFGVVLMEVFCTRPALNPVLPREQVNIAEWAMSWQKKGMLDQIMDPNLVGKVNPASLKKFGETAEKCLAEHGVDRPSMGDVLWNLEYALQLEETSSALMEPEDNSTNHIPGIPLTPLEPFDNSVSMIDGVNSGTDDGEDAATSAVFSQLVNPRGR encoded by the coding sequence ATGGTGAAGATGAAAGCAGTGAAGTTGGTACCTCTGGTTCTGACTGTTATTCTGTTTATGGGTCATGGATCATGTGCCTCATTCACTCCTGTTGACAACTACTTAATTGCTTGCGGTTCTTCAAAAAGTTTCACCTTCCAAGATCGAACTTTTGTTCCTGATTCCGACCATTCTTCACTTGTCCTAAAAAGTGGCAATTCTAGTGTTGCCAGTTCCAATTCTAGTGTTCCATCTCCCATTTACCAATCTGCTCGAGTTTTTTTGGGCATGGgttcttataaatttaaaattgagcAAGTAGGCCGGCATTGGGTCCGCCTATACTTTTACCCTCTTCCAATATCTGGGCAAAACTTGAACTCTGCCTCTATGTCTGTAGTCACTGACAATTTGGTGCTCTTGAACAACTTCACATTCAAGAACTATAATGGTTCTTATATGTTTAAGGAATATGCAATAAATGTGACTTCAGATACCTTTACCCTCACTTTCATTCCTTCAAACAATTCAGTTGCGTTTATCAATGCAATTGAAGTTGTCTCTATCCCAGATGAGGTGCTCCCTGACCAGGCATTGGCTCTAAATCCAACTGCTCCTTTTAGTGGCCTCTCTGAACTTGCCCTTGAAACTGTTTACCGGTTAAATATGGGGGGTCCTTTGCTCACGGCTGAAAATGATACCCTTGGAAGGACTTGGGAGAATGATGTGAAGTATCTCCATGTGAACAGTTCTGCAAAGAATGTGTCAGTCAGCCCTTCAAACATAAAATATCCAGCTGGCATCACCCCTGAAACAGCACCGAATTTGGTTTATGCCACTGCTGAAACGATGGAAGATCCTAATGTAGCCATCGTGAACTTCAACATAACTTGGGTTTTTTCTGTTGATCCAAGCTTCGAGTATCTTGTTCGGGTACATTTCTGTGATATTGTGAGCAAGTCTCTAAACACTCTAGTTTTCAATCTCTTCATAAATTTCGATATTGCTCTTGGGAGTTTTGATCTATCTTCCCTTACTAGTGACTTGGGCATTCCTTACTACAAAGACTTTGTTTCCAACTCCTCGGCGGGTTCAGATATTTTGACTGTTAGTGTTGGTCCGGATACTATGGCTGATGCCGCTAATGCAATTATGAATGGGCTGGAGATTATGAAAATCAGCAATAAAGCTAGGAGCTTGGATGGTCTTTTGTCTGTTGAGAGTCTCCTTCCCAGTTCACCCTCAAAGAAGATCAATATAGGAATCATAGTTGGTTCTATTGGAGGAGCTGCAGCTGTCCTGGCACtaattgttttgtgttgttgtttggtGGCCCGCAAGTCCAAGACTACTCAACAAGGGCATTATCCATGGCTTCCTTTGCCCTTATATGGAAACTCTCAGACCATGACAAAAATGTCCACAACTTCCCAAAAGAGTGCAACAGCTAGCTGCATTTCATTATCTTCCTCCAGTCTTGGTCGGCTCTTCATGTTCCAAGAAATCCTGGATGCAACAAATAAGTTTGATGAGAGTCTACTTCTTGGGGTAGGTGGTTTTGGGAGGGTTTACAAGGGAACCCTAGAGGATGGGACAAAAGTAGCTGTTAAGAGAGGAAACCCCAGATCTGAACAGGGTATTGCTGAATTCCGAACTGAGATTGAGATGTTATCCAAGCTCCGCCATCGCCACCTTGTGTCTCTTATTGGCTATTGTGATGAAAGGTCAGAAATGATTCTGGTCTACGAATACATGGCTAATGGACCCCTCAGGAGCCATTTGTACGGAACAGATCTTCCATCTCTACCATGGAAGCAACGGCTTGAAATTTGCATTGGCGCTGCAAGGGGGCTTCATTATCTCCACACTGGTGCAACTCAAAGCATAATTCACCGGGACGTGAAGACTACAAACATTCTCTTGGATGAGAACTTTGTGGCCAAAGTTGCTGATTTTGGTCTCTCAAAAACAGGTCCAGCCATAGATCAGACCCATGTGAGTACAGCAGTTAAAGGAAGTTTTGGTTACCTTGACCCCGAATACTTTAGAAGGCAACAGCTTACAGAAAAATCAGATGTGTATTCATTCGGAGTAGTTCTAATGGAAGTTTTCTGCACAAGGCCAGCTTTAAACCCTGTTCTCCCTAGAGAGCAAGTCAATATAGCAGAATGGGCGATGAGCTGGCAAAAGAAGGGCATGCTGGATCAAATCATGGACCCAAATCTGGTGGGGAAGGTGAATCCGGCTTCTCTAAAGAAGTTTGGGGAGACAGCTGAGAAGTGCCTGGCCGAGCATGGGGTGGACAGGCCATCAATGGGAGATGTCTTGTGGAATCTTGAATATGCACTTCAGCTTGAGGAGACCTCATCTGCACTCATGGAACCTGAAGATAACAGCACAAACCACATTCCAGGAATCCCGTTGACCCCACTTGAACCATTTGATAACAGCGTGAGTATGATCGATGGGGTGAACTCCGGTACAGATGATGGAGAAGATGCTGCCACAAGTGCTGTATTCTCTCAGTTAGTAAATCCTCGTGGAAGATGA